A region of Reichenbachiella carrageenanivorans DNA encodes the following proteins:
- a CDS encoding sulfatase-like hydrolase/transferase — protein sequence MNKYLLQYLTTVLTLVLSCQNLAFGADDTRPNIIVILLDDLGYGDVGFNGATDIPTPELDKLAEGGTIFSSAYSVHPFCGPSRMGLLTGRYAHTFGGQYNLPESGTGSELGIPVSERLLGTMLQEAGYYTGLVGKWHLGTEPQYHPNQRGFDDFYGFLGGGHEYFPDYYKAEAASSNWSYLQPLEHNGTTVVDDDEYLTDELSNHGVKFIQEAANDDKPFFLFMSYNAPHTPLRAKTEDMAVDVIADIADADRKTYAAMVYAVDRGVGEMVAALKENDQYDNTLIVFMSDNGGRVDKGATNTPLSGAKGNTLEGGFRVPMFMHWPNAISAGEKYAHPVSALDLYPTFAHLSKGCIADDQLIDGKDIWEDILADRDPRPTEPIFALRHNGSANEVGARRGPWKLHRFNTQSWKLYNIDQDISEKTDLSSQYPKLMDTLIAETKKWSDSHVEPLWFHAQAASDSWTANGMPRFDYTFGEPIALKPKETVTVDLCFGSLVVDDNDGNIEEENNGGEILGTPFQEMEDRAILYPNPTQRWLTIKVTNKSAAITVSVYDISGQMVRYQKVLPMIEGVGRLDLGADIKHGHYTVKIDQVDEVFFRKVIIAN from the coding sequence ATGAATAAATACTTACTTCAATACCTGACTACTGTATTGACATTAGTTTTGTCTTGTCAAAATTTAGCCTTTGGAGCCGACGATACGCGTCCCAATATTATAGTCATCTTATTGGATGATTTGGGATATGGAGATGTAGGATTCAATGGAGCTACAGATATCCCCACACCTGAACTTGACAAGTTGGCCGAAGGAGGTACTATTTTTTCGTCTGCGTATTCTGTGCATCCCTTTTGTGGTCCTAGTCGAATGGGCTTGCTCACTGGTAGATATGCGCACACCTTTGGCGGGCAGTACAACCTGCCCGAATCAGGCACGGGCAGTGAGCTGGGTATTCCTGTCAGTGAAAGACTTTTGGGTACTATGCTCCAAGAGGCGGGGTATTACACAGGTTTGGTAGGCAAGTGGCATTTAGGTACTGAGCCTCAGTATCATCCAAACCAACGAGGTTTTGATGATTTTTATGGATTTTTGGGAGGAGGGCACGAGTACTTCCCAGACTATTACAAAGCAGAAGCAGCTTCGAGCAATTGGAGCTACCTGCAACCGCTAGAACACAATGGTACCACTGTAGTGGACGACGATGAATATCTGACAGATGAACTCTCCAATCATGGAGTGAAATTTATTCAAGAGGCCGCCAATGATGATAAACCATTTTTCTTATTCATGTCTTACAATGCCCCTCATACCCCTTTGCGGGCTAAGACTGAGGACATGGCCGTAGATGTGATTGCCGACATTGCGGATGCAGATAGAAAAACCTATGCCGCCATGGTGTATGCCGTGGATAGAGGAGTGGGTGAGATGGTGGCTGCCTTGAAAGAAAATGATCAGTATGACAATACATTGATTGTATTCATGAGTGACAATGGTGGGCGAGTAGATAAAGGAGCTACCAATACGCCACTATCTGGTGCAAAAGGGAATACGCTGGAAGGTGGTTTTCGAGTGCCTATGTTTATGCACTGGCCCAACGCGATATCGGCAGGAGAGAAATATGCGCATCCAGTATCAGCGTTAGACCTGTATCCTACTTTCGCACATTTGAGCAAAGGCTGTATAGCCGACGACCAACTCATAGATGGCAAAGACATCTGGGAAGATATCTTAGCAGATCGAGACCCTAGACCTACCGAGCCGATTTTCGCACTCAGGCACAACGGATCAGCTAATGAGGTGGGAGCACGAAGAGGACCGTGGAAACTGCACAGGTTCAATACCCAGTCGTGGAAGTTATATAATATCGATCAGGACATTTCGGAGAAAACAGACCTAAGCAGTCAGTACCCTAAGCTGATGGATACCCTAATCGCAGAGACAAAAAAATGGAGCGACAGTCACGTAGAGCCTTTGTGGTTTCATGCGCAGGCCGCATCTGATTCTTGGACTGCCAATGGAATGCCTCGGTTTGACTATACTTTTGGAGAGCCTATCGCCTTGAAACCTAAAGAGACGGTAACAGTAGATCTCTGTTTTGGGTCTTTAGTCGTCGATGACAATGATGGAAATATAGAGGAGGAAAACAATGGAGGAGAAATTTTAGGAACTCCCTTTCAGGAAATGGAAGATAGAGCGATCTTATATCCTAATCCTACACAAAGATGGCTAACTATTAAAGTAACCAATAAATCAGCAGCCATTACAGTGAGTGTATATGACATATCTGGACAAATGGTACGTTATCAAAAAGTACTTCCCATGATAGAAGGAGTAGGTAGGCTAGACTTAGGTGCAGACATTAAGCATGGACACTATACGGTCAAAATAGATCAGGTTGATGAAGTGTTTTTTCGTAAAGTAATAATCGCGAACTAG
- a CDS encoding sulfatase-like hydrolase/transferase: MKRLFIASMICSLLVGCANEQAKQPNIVVVICDDLGYADVGFNGSPDITTPTLDQLAAGGTIFTSGYVAHPFCGPSRAGLMTGRYPHEYGAQFNIPANSGDRPGYGIPVTETFMSKMLQSAGYYTGAIGKWHLGGGAAFHPNQRGFDDFYGFLGGGHEYFPAVYQAKYQKQKEAGRAVIHDYLQPLEHNGEQVKETEYITDALSREAVRFVEDAAQKNQPFFLYLAYNAPHSPLQAKEEDLAMFDHIEDPKRKKYAAMVYAVDRGVSKLVESLKATGEYDNTLIVFLSDNGGKVVLGANNYPLQNGKGSISEGGYRVPMFFHWPDHVPAGQKYAYPVTAIDFYPTFAGLGGAKLPAGKQLDGVNIWEDFLAGKNPRDGQMIFAMRHWPGYSDVGARMNEWKVLKQDNKPWQLYNVDTDMAEQNDLSETYPDKVQDLVLRAKKWSEEHAEPRWFDPESLREDWVEKDMAKFNGVFDIDQ; this comes from the coding sequence ATGAAAAGATTATTTATCGCAAGTATGATATGCAGTCTGCTGGTAGGCTGCGCCAATGAACAAGCGAAGCAACCGAATATCGTAGTGGTGATTTGCGACGACTTGGGTTATGCCGATGTAGGCTTTAATGGTTCGCCAGATATTACCACACCTACTTTGGATCAGCTGGCAGCTGGAGGTACGATTTTCACATCGGGCTATGTGGCTCATCCATTCTGTGGGCCGAGCCGTGCTGGACTAATGACAGGAAGGTATCCTCATGAGTATGGAGCACAGTTCAATATTCCCGCCAATAGTGGGGATCGTCCTGGTTATGGCATTCCGGTTACGGAGACTTTCATGAGCAAGATGCTACAATCGGCGGGTTATTACACAGGCGCCATTGGCAAATGGCATTTGGGTGGTGGTGCCGCATTTCATCCTAACCAGAGAGGGTTCGACGATTTTTATGGCTTCTTAGGTGGAGGTCATGAGTATTTTCCAGCGGTCTATCAGGCCAAGTACCAAAAGCAAAAGGAAGCTGGCAGAGCAGTGATACACGACTATCTCCAGCCTCTAGAACATAACGGCGAGCAAGTAAAAGAAACCGAATACATCACAGATGCTCTTTCCAGAGAAGCGGTAAGGTTTGTAGAAGATGCAGCCCAGAAGAATCAGCCATTTTTCTTGTACCTAGCCTACAATGCACCGCATTCGCCGTTGCAGGCTAAAGAAGAAGATCTTGCTATGTTTGATCACATCGAGGATCCCAAAAGAAAAAAATATGCGGCTATGGTGTATGCTGTAGATCGAGGGGTGAGCAAATTGGTGGAATCACTCAAAGCAACTGGCGAATACGACAATACACTGATCGTTTTTCTAAGCGACAATGGAGGCAAAGTAGTGCTCGGAGCCAACAACTACCCCCTTCAAAACGGAAAAGGCAGTATAAGTGAAGGGGGGTATCGAGTGCCTATGTTTTTTCACTGGCCTGATCACGTACCTGCGGGGCAAAAGTATGCCTATCCAGTCACTGCGATCGATTTCTATCCTACATTCGCTGGGTTGGGAGGCGCTAAGCTACCTGCAGGCAAGCAGCTAGATGGTGTAAATATTTGGGAAGATTTCCTCGCAGGAAAAAACCCAAGAGACGGACAAATGATTTTTGCCATGAGGCATTGGCCAGGCTATAGCGATGTAGGTGCCAGAATGAATGAATGGAAGGTGCTAAAGCAAGACAATAAACCTTGGCAGCTCTATAATGTAGACACCGATATGGCTGAGCAAAATGACTTGAGCGAGACCTACCCAGATAAGGTACAAGACTTGGTACTTCGAGCTAAAAAATGGAGCGAAGAGCATGCAGAGCCTCGTTGGTTCGATCCCGAATCTCTTAGAGAAGATTGGGTAGAAAAGGACATGGCCAAGTTCAACGGAGTATTCGATATAGACCAGTAG
- a CDS encoding sulfatase → MKRLFILITIGWAMYGCASAPVERQQPNILFIAIDDLRPELGSYGSRIALSPNLDELASQGLQFNRAYCQQAICSPSRASLMTGARPETIGVIENYTYFRDLNPDIVTLPQHFRNNGYETVYCGKIYHAEYSDEELSWSREPARDKCEYRPPRFPGGYALKENQEIFKKNKAAMIEKYGDAAKRGLGNGPAYENADVSDVSYEDGYNTQLAIATLKDMVAKDDGKPFFLGLGFKKPHLNWTAPKKYWDMYDPEKIPLATQQEGPIGGAEMGLHPSFELRVRYGIPKEEPIDTVLARTLKHAYLACVSYVDAQIGMMIDALEEAGVRDNTIIIVWSDHGWHLGDMGIWGKATNYELGTRVPMIIWTPDMDKKNRGKQTEALVELVDMYPTLSELAGLDLPEHLEGQSFAPLLQQPDKDWKKAVFSQFPTPALREWAANPLSQGMRETYFGPMIEKVEARIMEQQQDKWDRLLFENDLMGYAMRTENYRLVAWKDRTDLAKAPIFVELYDHVKDPDETVNIAGENPELVAQLLAQLDKGWEGSLADLSN, encoded by the coding sequence ATGAAAAGATTATTTATACTTATTACCATAGGGTGGGCCATGTATGGATGTGCCTCCGCTCCCGTCGAAAGACAGCAACCTAATATTTTATTTATAGCCATAGATGACCTTCGTCCCGAGTTGGGTTCGTATGGTTCCAGGATTGCGCTTTCGCCTAATTTAGATGAGTTGGCGAGCCAAGGTTTGCAGTTCAACCGGGCGTATTGTCAGCAGGCCATTTGCAGCCCGTCTAGAGCCAGTCTAATGACCGGAGCTAGACCTGAGACCATTGGCGTAATTGAAAACTACACTTATTTCAGAGACCTCAATCCAGATATAGTCACCCTGCCTCAGCACTTCCGAAACAATGGCTATGAGACCGTGTACTGTGGCAAAATATATCATGCCGAATATTCGGACGAAGAGTTGTCGTGGAGTAGAGAACCTGCCAGAGACAAATGCGAATACCGGCCACCAAGATTCCCAGGAGGCTATGCCCTAAAAGAGAATCAGGAAATTTTCAAAAAGAATAAAGCAGCGATGATCGAAAAGTATGGTGATGCTGCCAAACGAGGATTGGGCAATGGCCCAGCGTACGAAAATGCAGATGTGTCGGATGTGTCATACGAAGATGGATACAATACGCAATTGGCCATAGCCACGCTCAAAGACATGGTAGCCAAAGACGATGGGAAGCCGTTTTTTCTTGGGTTAGGGTTTAAAAAACCACATCTCAACTGGACAGCACCGAAAAAATATTGGGACATGTATGATCCCGAAAAAATACCATTGGCCACCCAACAGGAAGGACCAATAGGCGGTGCCGAAATGGGGCTACACCCCTCCTTCGAACTACGGGTGCGCTATGGCATACCGAAAGAAGAACCAATAGATACCGTACTGGCACGTACGCTCAAGCACGCTTATCTAGCCTGTGTGAGTTATGTGGATGCACAGATCGGTATGATGATCGATGCATTAGAAGAAGCTGGTGTGAGAGACAATACCATCATCATCGTATGGAGCGACCACGGCTGGCACCTAGGCGATATGGGTATCTGGGGCAAAGCGACCAATTATGAGTTGGGTACACGTGTACCTATGATCATCTGGACGCCTGACATGGATAAAAAAAATAGAGGTAAGCAAACAGAGGCACTGGTAGAGCTCGTAGATATGTATCCGACCTTGTCCGAGCTCGCTGGGCTAGACCTGCCAGAGCATCTGGAAGGGCAGAGTTTTGCTCCATTGCTGCAGCAGCCTGACAAAGATTGGAAAAAGGCAGTGTTTAGTCAGTTTCCGACACCAGCGTTGCGTGAGTGGGCTGCCAATCCACTGTCTCAAGGCATGAGAGAAACCTATTTTGGGCCAATGATCGAAAAAGTAGAAGCGCGAATCATGGAGCAGCAACAAGATAAGTGGGACAGATTGCTATTTGAAAATGACCTGATGGGATATGCCATGCGCACAGAAAATTACAGGCTTGTAGCCTGGAAAGATAGAACGGATTTGGCCAAAGCCCCAATTTTTGTGGAGCTATACGATCATGTAAAAGATCCAGACGAGACGGTAAATATAGCAGGGGAGAACCCCGAATTAGTAGCGCAATTGCTAGCGCAACTAGACAAGGGATGGGAAGGAAGTTTGGCTGATCTCAGCAATTAA
- a CDS encoding helix-turn-helix domain-containing protein — translation MINLRYSYLILVFCLVHRLASGQDTTCEISADRQSSVFGHLSYDGETTVFEDSDGFIWVVTPSFSQAAEDLQPGAYTLEVMDSNSDMVRGNRKKLHIQVSQSFDQTSLIYMLFCGLGFALVVLVIWVKMRLSKLRLYFPIEQSEGESPQENEISAFPLELIKTEGNDYDKTFITQLYALIEKHMNEAEFDLTYLSRELCISRSHFFQKVKALTNETPYELLKSYRLKKAAEMLLQDRMQVSEVYVRCGFKSMAHFSRAFKEKYGVSPGKYKMSI, via the coding sequence ATGATCAATCTGCGCTATAGCTATTTAATATTGGTGTTTTGCCTTGTTCATCGCTTGGCTAGTGGTCAGGATACGACTTGTGAGATTTCAGCAGATCGTCAATCATCTGTATTTGGGCACTTGTCGTACGATGGCGAGACCACGGTCTTCGAAGACAGCGATGGGTTTATCTGGGTCGTTACTCCGTCGTTTAGCCAGGCAGCTGAAGATCTACAACCAGGAGCGTATACCCTCGAAGTGATGGATTCTAATAGCGATATGGTGCGTGGCAATAGGAAAAAACTTCACATCCAGGTTAGTCAGTCTTTTGACCAAACTTCTTTGATCTATATGTTGTTTTGTGGGCTAGGGTTCGCTTTAGTTGTCTTGGTGATTTGGGTCAAAATGAGACTGAGCAAGCTTCGGCTTTATTTTCCCATAGAGCAATCGGAGGGAGAGAGTCCACAGGAGAACGAAATAAGCGCTTTTCCTTTAGAATTGATAAAAACAGAGGGTAATGATTATGATAAAACCTTTATTACTCAACTGTATGCTTTGATTGAGAAACATATGAATGAGGCTGAATTTGATCTCACTTATTTGTCTAGAGAATTGTGTATTAGTCGTTCTCACTTTTTTCAAAAAGTAAAAGCTTTGACCAACGAGACGCCTTATGAACTCCTGAAATCGTATCGGCTCAAGAAAGCCGCTGAAATGCTGCTTCAAGATCGTATGCAGGTATCTGAGGTTTATGTTCGCTGTGGGTTCAAAAGCATGGCACATTTTAGTAGAGCTTTCAAAGAAAAATATGGTGTCTCCCCAGGTAAGTACAAAATGAGTATTTGA
- a CDS encoding family 16 glycosylhydrolase: MNKTITTMCLMMAIAIQSYAQKPLGVPGNWTLQSDFSDEFDAGLNTSKWEHNPNDWGPWSWEPNRTKVNNGKLKLTMDWEKHTRGNTQLYFTSGIIRSKKDIKYGYFEVKMKGAARHPGVCPAFWTYSIGQPVINGVKYNEIDFPEIQQRQRNVNTIDWNVIRADANGKRTSVRYTTGTGTGPSFDPRDEYHVYGCNWTADVIEFFIDGVKVASHPNVYQFHKQHLVISMGLREPFYEYVNGNRVAIPTNSRPSGFPTTMQVEYVRVWKGTASGGGGGGNSCSAPAWKSGSTYKLKDEVSHKNKIWRWKSRTNGNCTPGDCGRWKDMGACGSSSRLLADGEIEEEITTSNIRVFPNPTSNQLNFTLNLLDGPTNYRLTDIQGRVVLQGTSSETSNSLDVSGLKKGIYLIRIENGADVHSSKVVLR; encoded by the coding sequence ATGAACAAAACAATTACTACAATGTGCTTGATGATGGCCATTGCCATTCAGAGTTATGCACAGAAGCCATTGGGAGTACCAGGTAACTGGACCTTACAATCGGACTTTTCGGATGAATTTGATGCAGGATTAAATACCAGCAAATGGGAACACAACCCTAACGACTGGGGGCCTTGGTCTTGGGAACCTAACCGTACCAAAGTGAACAATGGCAAACTCAAACTTACCATGGACTGGGAAAAACATACCAGAGGAAATACACAATTGTACTTTACCTCAGGGATTATCCGAAGCAAAAAGGATATCAAATACGGATATTTCGAAGTGAAAATGAAAGGTGCGGCTAGGCATCCTGGCGTCTGCCCTGCATTTTGGACTTATTCGATTGGCCAGCCTGTGATCAATGGAGTGAAATACAACGAAATCGATTTTCCTGAAATTCAGCAGCGCCAACGCAACGTAAACACGATCGACTGGAACGTCATTCGTGCCGATGCAAACGGCAAACGAACCTCCGTGCGATATACTACTGGCACTGGTACTGGCCCTAGCTTCGACCCTAGAGACGAGTATCATGTATATGGGTGCAACTGGACTGCTGATGTCATTGAGTTTTTTATCGATGGAGTAAAAGTAGCTTCTCACCCTAATGTGTACCAATTTCACAAACAGCACCTTGTGATTTCTATGGGGCTACGCGAGCCGTTCTACGAGTATGTGAATGGAAACCGAGTAGCAATACCTACCAACAGCAGGCCGTCAGGGTTTCCTACTACGATGCAAGTAGAATATGTACGCGTATGGAAAGGTACTGCATCTGGTGGAGGTGGAGGAGGAAACAGCTGCTCTGCTCCTGCATGGAAATCTGGCTCTACCTATAAGCTCAAAGACGAAGTTTCGCACAAAAACAAAATCTGGAGATGGAAATCTCGTACTAATGGCAATTGTACTCCTGGGGATTGTGGTAGATGGAAAGATATGGGTGCTTGTGGTTCATCTTCCAGACTACTTGCCGATGGTGAGATAGAAGAAGAGATAACCACTTCTAACATCCGTGTATTCCCTAACCCTACCAGTAACCAACTAAATTTCACCTTGAACCTCTTGGACGGCCCTACAAACTATCGCCTCACAGACATACAAGGTAGAGTAGTGCTACAAGGCACTTCCTCCGAAACATCTAATTCACTAGATGTGAGTGGACTCAAAAAAGGCATCTACTTGATAAGAATAGAAAATGGTGCAGATGTGCATAGCAGCAAGGTCGTATTGAGATAA
- a CDS encoding T9SS type A sorting domain-containing protein, whose translation MKKLIQLTMIIILLSTGFQSWSQVIYEEDLESRTGDDTGEMKGNGYTALLVTTSGEGAGGSNNFVSTAPRNTNTQLNTTVVYPNEGMFLASKTYVWKVTLKQVDASASPGLINFRIYDASSQPIRLFESPSKFTGVINTWTEVEMEFTPDQDMTGIQFRLLKTPTDDAASVLYVDDFEISEVVAPSSDATLATLKVGDETVDISGGSPFTYDAPYSSSGLPPVVATTTDDGATIGSQTVTDNWPAASTVAFTVTAEDGTTTADYSITINRAAPATDATLATLTIGGEAIDMAGGSPFTYDAPFSSSGLPTVVATATDANAMVGSQTITDNWPAASTVAFTVTAEDGTTTADYSITINRAAVSTDATLSDLQVDGVTVSGFDAGTLSYDVQLPTGTTAISVVSATANYAGAQPLVITQATAVTGTATVEVTAEDGTTSQSYMVNFSVKAATDATLSSLKIDGTSIAGFTSGTMDYDYEVPVETTGIPQVTATTTDANANMVITQATATDGEATVVVTAEDGTTTKTYTVDFYLETIVTQVSDNQLKNSFNIYPNPAGNTIVIDDSFSKLDQVTIIDMQGHLSVRRVTNDRIDIADLNPGVYILKVSQQQSIRFIKK comes from the coding sequence ATGAAAAAACTAATACAATTAACGATGATCATCATTCTTCTGAGCACTGGTTTTCAGAGCTGGTCTCAGGTGATATATGAGGAAGATTTAGAATCTAGAACTGGTGATGATACGGGAGAAATGAAAGGTAATGGCTACACTGCCCTTTTGGTGACTACTTCAGGCGAAGGCGCCGGAGGAAGCAATAATTTTGTGAGTACAGCACCAAGAAATACAAATACCCAGCTCAATACCACTGTAGTGTACCCTAATGAGGGGATGTTTTTAGCTTCTAAAACCTATGTTTGGAAGGTGACACTTAAACAAGTAGATGCATCTGCTTCTCCAGGGCTGATCAATTTTAGAATCTACGATGCTAGTAGTCAGCCCATTAGATTGTTTGAGTCTCCTTCTAAATTTACAGGAGTAATTAACACATGGACTGAGGTAGAAATGGAATTTACTCCAGACCAAGACATGACTGGCATTCAGTTTAGATTACTCAAGACACCTACAGATGACGCTGCTAGTGTGCTGTATGTCGATGATTTTGAAATATCAGAAGTAGTGGCTCCTTCTAGCGATGCCACTTTGGCTACTTTGAAAGTGGGAGATGAAACTGTTGATATTTCTGGAGGTTCACCATTTACTTATGACGCGCCTTATAGCAGTTCTGGACTACCACCTGTAGTAGCTACTACTACAGACGATGGAGCTACTATTGGTAGTCAGACGGTGACGGACAACTGGCCAGCAGCTTCTACGGTTGCATTTACTGTGACGGCTGAAGACGGGACCACTACAGCCGATTATTCGATTACTATCAACCGTGCAGCTCCAGCTACAGATGCGACTTTAGCTACTTTGACTATAGGTGGAGAGGCAATAGATATGGCTGGAGGCTCGCCATTTACTTATGATGCTCCTTTTAGTAGTTCAGGATTGCCTACAGTGGTAGCTACTGCCACCGATGCTAATGCCATGGTAGGTTCACAGACGATTACAGACAACTGGCCAGCAGCTTCTACGGTTGCATTTACCGTGACGGCTGAGGACGGAACCACTACAGCTGATTATTCGATTACCATCAATCGTGCAGCAGTTTCTACAGATGCGACCTTGTCAGACCTCCAAGTTGACGGGGTTACTGTGTCGGGCTTTGATGCAGGGACTTTGAGTTACGATGTGCAATTGCCTACAGGTACGACGGCCATTTCTGTCGTAAGTGCTACTGCCAATTATGCAGGTGCGCAGCCATTAGTTATTACTCAGGCAACTGCGGTAACTGGTACAGCTACGGTGGAGGTTACTGCTGAGGACGGAACAACTTCCCAAAGTTACATGGTCAACTTCTCTGTTAAAGCAGCTACAGATGCTACTTTGTCGAGTTTGAAAATAGACGGTACTTCGATTGCAGGTTTTACGTCAGGTACAATGGATTATGACTATGAGGTACCAGTAGAGACTACAGGTATTCCTCAAGTCACCGCGACTACTACGGATGCCAATGCGAATATGGTCATTACTCAAGCTACAGCAACGGACGGAGAAGCCACTGTGGTAGTTACTGCCGAAGATGGCACAACAACGAAGACTTATACGGTTGATTTTTATTTGGAAACAATCGTGACCCAGGTGAGTGATAATCAATTGAAAAACTCATTCAATATTTATCCTAATCCAGCGGGCAATACCATCGTTATCGATGACAGCTTCTCTAAGCTAGATCAAGTCACCATTATAGATATGCAAGGTCATCTATCTGTAAGAAGAGTGACGAATGATCGAATAGATATCGCTGATCTGAATCCCGGAGTCTATATTCTCAAAGTTTCACAACAACAATCAATTCGTTTCATCAAGAAATAA